The Centroberyx gerrardi isolate f3 chromosome 24, fCenGer3.hap1.cur.20231027, whole genome shotgun sequence genome includes a region encoding these proteins:
- the cd36 gene encoding platelet glycoprotein 4: protein MGCCNRRCGLIAGMVVGSVVAILGGILIPVGDSIIKGTLEKEAVIEPGTIAYDNWVSDEALVYRQFWLFDVQNPLDVVQHGAKPVVMEKGPYTYRTRYLPRSNITAHPNHTVSFLLPAGAIFEPSMSVGPEEDNISSLNLAVAGAYSLVPKNLHFFLEGLIKSTNSSLFQQRTVKELLWGYPDPILKGSVGLFVPYNGTFDGFYNVYTGKDDISKVGIIDRWQGKRSVDFWNNTYCNMINGTDASFFPPFVDKKKPLYFFVSDICRSVSAKFEGLADLKGIEVYRYTLPPSTLASPKENPDNQCFCTDPVVTRDCALAGVLSVSTCRDGAPVYISLPHFLHGSPYLIEDVLGLSPSEEHHVTYLDVEPTTGFTLGFAKRLQVNMMYGPSDVITVLKQVKNYTIFPVAWLNETAVLDEATAEMFKKELIGRIELLETVQSTLIGVGVAIFLLSAISLWVLSCVENKNKSRTV, encoded by the exons ATGGGCTGCTGTAACAGAAGGTGTGGGCTGATCGCCGGAATGGTGGTTGGGTCGGTGGTAGCCATCCTGGGAGGCATCCTGATCCCAGTGGGGGACAGCATCATTAAGGGGACACTGGAGAAG GAAGCTGTCATCGAGCCCGGAACGATAGCCTATGACAACTGGGTGTCTGATGAGGCATTGGTGTACAGGCAGTTCTGGCTCTTTGATGTGCAAAACCCCCTGGACGTTGTGCAGCATGGTGCAAAACCAGTGGTGATGGAGAAAGGTCCTTACACATACAG gaCAAGGTACCTACCCAGAAGTAACATCACAGCCCACCCCAATCACACTGTGTCCTTCCTGCTGCCCGCGGGCGCCATCTTTGAGCCGTCCATGTCAGTGGGACCAGAAGAAGACAATATCAGCTCCCTGAACCTGGCTGTGGCT GGTGCGTATTCGCTGGTTCCCAAAAACCTGCACTTTTTTCTGGAGGGTTTAATCAAGTCAACCAATTCCTCCTTGTTCCAGCAACGCACAGTCAAGGAACTCCTGTGGGGTTACCCAGACCCCATACTGAAAGGAAGTGTGGGCCTTTTTGTACCT taCAATGGTACCTTTGATGGCTTCTACAATGTCTACACTGGAAAGGATGACATCTCAAAAGTGGGAATTATTGACAGGTGGCAGGGAAAGAG GAGCGTAGATTTCTGGaacaacacatactgtaacatGATCAACGGAACAG atgcTTCATTCTTCCCTCCCTTTGTGGACAAGAAGAAGCCTCTCTATTTCTTCGTTTCAGACATCTGCAG GTCTGTGTCGGCCAAATTTGAGGGACTCGCGGATCTGAAGGGGATCGAGGTGTACCGCTACACcctgcccccctccaccctgGCCTCCCCTAAGGAAAATCCCGACAACCAGTGTTTCTGCACAGACCCAGTGGTCACCAGGGACTGCGCCTTGGCCGGAGTCCTGTCCGTCAGCACCTGTCGAGACG GAGCCCCCGTCTACATCTCTCTGCCCCACTTCCTTCATGGCAGCCCCTACCTGATAGAGGATGTGCTGGGCCTCAGTCCCAGCGAGGAGCACCATGTCACCTACCTGGATGTGGAACCT ACAACTGGGTTCACCCTGGGGTTCGCCAAGAGACTGCAAGTGAATATGATGTATGGACCATCGGACGTCATCAC GGTGCTTAAGCAAGTAAAGAATTACACCATATTCCCTGTTGCCTGGCTGAATGAG ACGGCTGTTTTGGATGAAGCGACAGCGGAGATGTTTAAGAAGGAGCTCATCGGCCGCATCGAGCTGCTGGAGACGGTACAGTCCACACTGATCGGCGTGGGTGTGGCCATCTTCTTGCTCAGTGCTATCTCCTTGTGGGTACTGAGCTGtgtagaaaacaaaaacaaaagcaggaCCGTGTGA
- the gnai1 gene encoding guanine nucleotide-binding protein G(i) subunit alpha-1 yields MGCTLSTEDKAAVERSKMIDRNLRDDGEKAAREVKLLLLGAGESGKSTIVKQMKIIHEAGYSEEECKQYKAVVYSNTIQSIIAIIRAMGRLKIDFGDAARADDARQLFVLAGSAEEGFMTAELAGVIKRLWKDGGVQACFSRSREYQLNDSAAYYLNDLDRISQATYIPTQQDVLRTRVKTTGIVETHFTFKDLHFKMFDVGGQRSERKKWIHCFEGVTAIIFCVALSDYDLVLAEDEEMNRMHESMKLFDSICNNKWFTDTSIILFLNKKDLFEEKIKKSPLTICYPEYAGSNTYEEAAAYIQCQFEDLNKRKDTKEIYTHFTCATDTKNVQFVFDAVTDVIIKNNLKDCGLF; encoded by the exons ATGGGATGCACACTAAGCACAGAGGACAAGGCGGCGGTGGAGCGCAGTAAAATGATCGACAGGAATCTGCGGGACGACGGGGAGAAGGCAGCCAGGGAGgtcaagctgctgctgctcg GTGCTGGCGAATCGGGGAAAAGTACAATTGTCAAGCAGATGAA GATCATCCACGAGGCGGGCTACTCAGAGGAGGAGTGTAAGCAGTACAAGGCTGTGGTCTACAGCAACACTATCCAGTCCATCATCGCCATCATCAGAGCCATGGGGCGCCTTAAGATCGACTTCGGTGATGCTGCGAGAGCT GACGATGCGCGGCAGCTGTTTGTGCTGGCGGGCTCGGCGGAGGAAGGCTTCATGACGGCAGAGCTGGCCGGGGTCATTAAGCGTCTGTGGAAGGACGGGGGTGTTCAAGCCTGCTTCAGCCGCTCCCGGGAATACCAGCTCAACGACTCGGCGGCAta CTACTTGAACGATTTGGACAGGATATCCCAGGCAACCTATATCCCGACTCAGCAGGATGTCCTGAGGACCCGAGTCAAGACCACAGGCATCGTGGAGACGCACTTCACATTCAAGGACCTGCACTTCAA AATGTTTGATGTTGGGGGTCAGCGGTCTGAGAGGAAGAAGTGGATCCACTGCTTTGAGGGCGTCACCGCCATCATCTTCTGTGTGGCCCTCAGTGACTATGACCTGGTGCTGGCTGAGGACGAGGAGATG aACCGGATGCACGAGAGTATGAAGCTGTTCGACAGCATCTGCAACAACAAGTGGTTCACAGACACCtccatcatcctcttcctcaacaaGAAGGACCTGTTTGAGGAGAAGATCAAGAAGAGCCCTCTCACCATCTGCTACCCAGAGTACGCTG gCTCGAACACGTACGAGGAAGCGGCCGCCTACATTCAGTGTCAGTTTGAGGACCTGAACAAGAGGAAGGACACCAAGGAGATTTACACCCACTTCACCTGCGCCACAGACACCAAGAATGTGCAGTTTGTCTTTGATGCCGTCACCGACGTCATCATCAAGAACAACCTGAAGGACTGCGGCCTCTTCTAA